A single window of Channa argus isolate prfri chromosome 12, Channa argus male v1.0, whole genome shotgun sequence DNA harbors:
- the LOC137137156 gene encoding type-2 ice-structuring protein-like: MSLLICGTLTLATAAMLVSETRDTKTPRCPTNWTPYNDRCYYCNSTLTSWDDAENCCQSQNGHLALMTSVDEYNFIQQLVMTATKLSQPVWLRGSTSSQVGRWALFELALNFHLRSPVQLVCPAAECCLVMNFGDEKFSALPCSNKMPFVCEKDQLQP, encoded by the exons ATGTCTCTTCTCATCTGTGGCACGTTGACTCTGGCCACAGCTGCTA TGTTGGTTTCCGAGACTCGTGATACTAAGACGCCACGGTGTCCCACCAACTGGACTCCCTATAATGACCGCTGTTATTACTGCAATTCGACACTAACATCTTGGGACGATGCTGAG AACTGCTGTCAGTCTCAAAATGGACACCTTGCATTGATGACCAGTGTTGACGAATATAACTTTATTCAACAACTGGTAATGACAGCCACTAAACTATCTCAACCCGTATGGCTTAGAGGCTCTACTTCATCACAG GTGGGAAGATGGGCCTTGTTTGAGCTAGCTTTGAATTTTCACCTGAGGTCTCCAGTACAGCTTGTTTGTCCTGCTGCCGAGTGCTGTTTGGTGATGAACTTTGGAG ATGAGAAATTCAGTGCTCTACCCTGCTCAAACAAAATGCCCTTTGTATGTGAGAAGGACCAGCTGCAGCCATGA